Genomic DNA from Corynebacterium kroppenstedtii:
GCCACAGGCAGGGTCCTTTAGCCCCCCCCGATTGGCTCCGGGGGCGATCACGCCGTGTTTAGCGCTCGCCTTCGCTGACCAGCTTACGCATCACTGGAAGCGCTTCAGCCAAGACCGTCAGTTCATCAAGTGACAACGACGCGAAATCTTCCGCCACAGCTTCGCCCAAGCGATCCTGCCACTCATTGCACAAGTTGCGCCCCTTGGGTGTCACAGTCAACAACGACTGGCGTGCATCGGCAGTATCCTTTTCCTTATTGACCAATCCCTGCTTGACCAGGCGATTGACGAGTGTGGACACTGTTGCCATCGTCGACCGCTCGCGGCGGGCAACGTCGGAAATTCTGACGGGGCCATTATTCTGAATGAAACGAACCACTCTCCATGTAGCAGACGAGGGGGCCATTCCTGCCCGATACAGTGCGGTCCGAATGACGCGCGAACACATCATCGCAACTTCTGCCGCAAAGGCAGGAGTTTCCAAAGCATCGGACGGAACTGCCGAACCTGGTTCGTAGATGCTCGATCCAACTGATGAGTTCACCGTGCCCGTGCCATGACCGATGGGTCCGTCGAAGCCGCCAGAAGCTGTGCCACGGCGCATATCCGTGCGCCCATTGGCTCCTGCGACCGACGTCTCATGAGAATTACTATTGTCAGGATTCATCGTTAGGGTTGTACTCTCCGCGATAGTGCTCAAAACGCTACTGTCCAGCGCGGTGCTTCCGGCAGGTGCGCCAACCGACGCATCGCACCCGGTCGTACCACGTGCTAGTGCCGTACTAATCGCTTCTTTACTGAGAGACTTCCCGTCATCCGCACCACGTGGGTCCGCCAATGAGTAACCCACAACTGCAGTATCTACTGCATCTACTGAAGTGTCGTCGGACATCTGATGTCGAGGACTATCAAATTGTGGTGCAGTAACGGTGACAGACTTCATGTCAGTAAGTTCCTCCATGATTCGATGTGGTCAGTGAGTTCAGTGAGACTCCCAGCTGGCCATGATGACGCAATCAAGCGACCACATAGCAACCACATGAATCAGTGAAGGTGCGATAGTACGTGTTCCTTGGTTAGAGGAACCTCACTTATTATTTCGCTTTTGCAGCTTTTTTGTTAACACCTAACAACCAATTTTTTGTGGTTAAGAACGGACTCCCCCAACATATTCTTACGAACCCGTGCGTGAGCCCTGTTGTAAAGCCAGGAACTCCACGAGTACGTGTCAGCTACAGGCAGTACTTTCGGAGTATCCCCCCCGAATGAAATAAACCATAGCACACAAAGACCGTTAAGGGGAGCTACCTATGGTTCTTTTTCAACCTCGTCACCGTGGCGCGCGCAGTCACCGTCATCGAGTCAGGCAAGGTCGCAATTCTTTCCTTTAAATCCTCCGGACGAATATGCCGAGCAGAGGGACTCATCCCAACTTGAGCCTCAATAGCATCACGGCCCAGATTCATCTCGAATTCAACCTCCTCAGGCTCCCCATCAGGGGTAAGGTGCCCCGACGCCTGCTGAATCATTCGGTGAACTTTGTTCTTTTCAACGTCAATAATTCCAAGAGGCTCGCGAAGCTCAGCTAAATGACCGGGAGCAGCTGTCAAAACAACAACTTGTCCTTCGTCGGTAAGAACTCGCGCAAATTCTTCCGCGTTACGCGGCGCGAAAACAACGGTAATCGTGTCAATGGACTTATCTTTGACGGGAAGCCTCGACCACGCATCAGCAATAACAGCGCCCACACGAGGGTGGCAGCCAGCGATGCGCTTCGCAGCAGGAACGGAAACATCAATCCCGATTCCGCGCGAACCGGGAACGGCGTCGAGTGTATGAGCTAAGTAATATCCCGTCCCCGCGCCCACTTCCATGACGACAGGATGCTCATGGTCGCCAACCCCCGCATCATCCAGAACATCCTGTACATTCCCCGTTACGGCCTCAACGAATGGGCCAAAATGGCCACTGGCCAGAAATTTTTCGCGGGCCTGAATCATCGAGGCATCATCGCCTTTATACCTCAGGCCGCGGCCCCCCACGAGGGACACGTACCCCTGACGGGCAACGTCGTAACTATGGCCCGTATCAGAGACAAGGGTGGCTAAATTACCACCATCGTGGAGCGAAGAACCGTCGATGGGGTCAGATAAAACATCAAGAACGTCGGAGAGCAAGGTCTACCTCATCTTCAATCGATAACGTGTGGACTCTACTCTAGCCAGCGCACCCGACATCGGGCGATTACGATGCCTAACTAGCAGCTTCTGATAATACCGAGGCAAGCTCACCGGCTTCCTCATGGTTAAGTTCAACGACCAAACGGCCGCCACCATCAGTTGGAATACGCATCACAATCTTGCGTCCTTCTTCAACTGCTTCCATCGGGCCATCACCGGTCCGGGGCTTCATTGCTGCCATGGGCGAAATCCCTTCACTAAAAAAAGCTTGATAACTCCAGAGTAGCCCTGTTTTCCCGAAAACGTAGCGACAACCGCCAATCCGCTTCTCTGCGACCATGCTCCTACCGTCCCCGACGCCACTACCGACGATGTTAACGGCGCTTCGATTTCTTCCGCTTTTTCTTCCGCTTCCCCTGGGCACGGTTAGTCTTCGCTGAATTCGAGCGAGCAGAGTTCGGACGGCCGGAGCTTGAACGGTGATTGCCAACGGGTATGTCTCCGGACTGTGGTGGCTTTCCATGACCTGCACTTGTGGCCGGCCCATTCGTGGACTGAGCCCCGTCCGATTGTGTTCCCACAGGTTCGCTTCCCGCGTTCACGGTGCCCTCGACAGCACCTGTGCCACTGCTTGCGACCGTGGCAGCATCCGACGCTGTCAACTGTTTTTCTGCGTCATCGGCACGACGTCGATAACGGTCTCGGTCATGCTCCAGCTCTATCATGTGTTCCCTGGCTCGTTGCATCGCCAGATCAACTTCGCGCGGAGAATAACCGCGAAAGGATAAAGAAAACCGCATCGTCGCCAGTTCATCAGGACCAACAGTGGCCCCAGGTTCCAAGTCTTTCCGCTCATCAGGACGTTCGGCGGGGCCTAATTCTTCCCCCCGACCAAATAACGACGAGAACACCCACCACAAACCAGCAGAGACGACGAC
This window encodes:
- a CDS encoding DivIVA domain-containing protein, which codes for MLYWIVTVVVLVVVSAGLWWVFSSLFGRGEELGPAERPDERKDLEPGATVGPDELATMRFSLSFRGYSPREVDLAMQRAREHMIELEHDRDRYRRRADDAEKQLTASDAATVASSGTGAVEGTVNAGSEPVGTQSDGAQSTNGPATSAGHGKPPQSGDIPVGNHRSSSGRPNSARSNSAKTNRAQGKRKKKRKKSKRR
- a CDS encoding methyltransferase domain-containing protein, with protein sequence MLSDVLDVLSDPIDGSSLHDGGNLATLVSDTGHSYDVARQGYVSLVGGRGLRYKGDDASMIQAREKFLASGHFGPFVEAVTGNVQDVLDDAGVGDHEHPVVMEVGAGTGYYLAHTLDAVPGSRGIGIDVSVPAAKRIAGCHPRVGAVIADAWSRLPVKDKSIDTITVVFAPRNAEEFARVLTDEGQVVVLTAAPGHLAELREPLGIIDVEKNKVHRMIQQASGHLTPDGEPEEVEFEMNLGRDAIEAQVGMSPSARHIRPEDLKERIATLPDSMTVTARATVTRLKKNHR
- a CDS encoding DUF3117 domain-containing protein, with product MAAMKPRTGDGPMEAVEEGRKIVMRIPTDGGGRLVVELNHEEAGELASVLSEAAS
- a CDS encoding MarR family winged helix-turn-helix transcriptional regulator — translated: MKSVTVTAPQFDSPRHQMSDDTSVDAVDTAVVGYSLADPRGADDGKSLSKEAISTALARGTTGCDASVGAPAGSTALDSSVLSTIAESTTLTMNPDNSNSHETSVAGANGRTDMRRGTASGGFDGPIGHGTGTVNSSVGSSIYEPGSAVPSDALETPAFAAEVAMMCSRVIRTALYRAGMAPSSATWRVVRFIQNNGPVRISDVARRERSTMATVSTLVNRLVKQGLVNKEKDTADARQSLLTVTPKGRNLCNEWQDRLGEAVAEDFASLSLDELTVLAEALPVMRKLVSEGER